In Chryseobacterium scophthalmum, the genomic stretch TTAGATTTAATAAAAATTTTATTTTTAGTGGGTATAGGGTAAATACTAATATCTTCATTTACTATTTTCTGCTGCTTTAAAACGTCTTCATTGCTAGATTTTTTTTCTACATTAAAGCTATTTGCAACTCGATTAAAAGGACTACATGTATTAATATCTTCTACATACATATAGTGACTTTTTCCACTATTAGGTTGAAGTAGAGTACCTGCATCCAATGTTATAGATTTTTTAGCCTTAAAAATAACATTCGCATTTTGTGTAAAACTTTCATTTTGAATTTTAATAGATTCAGCTGAATTTAAAAGTTCAAAATCCCATTTATCAAAATTTCTATCTTTTATAAGAACTTCACCACCATTAGAAGGATTCATTTGCCATGCAATTTTTGTTGCTTTCCCAGCATCAATTCGTCCTGCTCCAAGTTTACCTATATAAGGTTGATTTTCAGGAATATCATCTAAATTTGCTGAAGTAAGTTTTAAAATAGATTCAATTTCATTGGGATTTAAACAATTATTTACAGAAAACAATAAGGCTACCACACCAGCAACTTGAGGTGCAGCTAATGAAGTTCCCCATGCACCGCCATATGAGGAATCTGACACTGCAGTTGCCCCAACAACATTGAATCCTGCCACTCTTAAATCTACCATGTCATTATTTTGATGTGTTGAGTTTGGATCACCAATTAATTGCTCTACACGATCCCTCCATAACATTGGTATATTGTTATATGTATATCCTACATCTGCATGCCCTACACTAGAAATACTGATAACGTGATTATAACTAGCTGGATAAACATAATTATTAGGTCCTCCACATGTTCCTCCATTAGCACCAGCAAAACCATTACCAGCAGCAACAACAATAACAGTTCCATTATTATGGATTTCATCAATAACCAATTGGTCAATCTCACTATAATTACATGTATTAGTCCAGCTTGCATTAACAACCCTTGCTCCATTTTGCGATAATTCTAGTAGACTATTTATGCCAAAAGAATTATATAAAATTTTAGAATTAAAGCCCGTTCCAGGAATACCTTTATTATTGTCAGTATTTGCAGCAGCATGACTTGCAACAGCAGTTCCATGAGAGTCCGGAATAGTATAACTTATAAGTGATGTAACCTTACCAACTAAATCTTCGTGAGTAGTACTTATAGGTGTATCACTTATTCCAATCATGAAATTTGGATCTCCATGTGTATAATCCCAAGCTTCTCTTATATTGATTAAATCTAAGCTTTGAAGTGGACTAGTTGTACCGGGATAATTATAATCGTTGGGCGTATATAATAACTCAGGTTTATATGTTTCTTCAATTAAAGGAAAATAGGTTGTGTATTTTTTTAAATCATCAATAATGCCTGCTTTATCAACTTCCAATATATATACAGTTTGCAAAAACGGGGTTACAGATGTAGGAAAGGCTTTTTTAAATGTGAAAATATTATATTTAGATAAAGCTTTTGTTAGATTTACATCAAAATGTGATACAGTGCTTTTTCCGTTTTCAATACTAATTTTCGGGACGTTATTTTCATTTGGAATTTGGATATAACATAGCTTATTTTGTGCAAACAAAAAAGATTCTGCCAGTAATAGAAATGGTAATATTTTATTTTTCATCTTTTTTTACTTTTAACTTTAGTTCCTGAAGTTCTTTTTGTTGCTGAATTACATACAATGTTAATTCTTCGACTTTCTTTAAAAGAAGAATATTCATTTCTTTTAATTCTATGCCGTTTTCAATTGCTTCTTTTGTTGTAGGGACTTCGGGTAAATGTTTATTTTCTGTGATGAATTTTTCAAGCTCGCTTAAGGGCATTAAATTATAGTTTTTTTCAAAAACATAATCAGCCCATCCATTACTTGCAGCTATATCTACCTTTATTTTTTCAGTTCTTATTCCGTTTTTTATAAAAACCCGATAATCATTGCAGTCAGAACAATTAGGATATTGGCTATAATTTCCAATAAGTAATTTCCCATTTGCTTTTAATGAGAATGTAGACTCCCAAATTCCAGGTGCTGTGTGGCCACTAACATCTAAGACGCCCGGATTATTTGGCTGATATTGCGAGTAATTTAACCACACTAAAGAAGCTCCAGCATCAATATTAGTGCCTGTATTTTGAACCGCAAAAGTATCACTATTTATATCTGAAAAAAACTGAGTTCTTCCTTTTAGCTTAAGAATAATGTCAGATTCTGGATTTGTACCAATACCAACGTTTCCTATAGAGTTAATTCTAAATCGTTCCTGATTATTAGTTTTTAATACGAGATCATTTGTGTCACTTGTTCCTAAGAAGTTTGTAGAAGCGTTTGTCCCCGAATTTCCTGTTAGATTCCATGATGATTGGGCATAAGCAAATGAAGATGCAACAATAGTTGCAATTAGAAATTGTTTTTTCATGATTAATAATTATAATTTTTGTAAAACTAAATAATTATTTTAAGAATCAATATTAAATTTTATGAAATTAATTTTCATATTACACTTTAAAAGGATGTATTTCGAAAATGATTTGTACAAATACTTGACTTTAATAGCAGCTTATTAATAATATCTCATTAAACTAAAATCACTTGATAATTATATATAAATATTTGAATAAAATTTATATATGCTCTAAAAAAATCCAGAAAATATCATTAATTTTGCTACCTCAAATTATGACAGATTTTTCAGACTATTTACCCTATGCTGCTGCATTAGTTATTGCAATTCCGTTTTTGGTTTTGCTGAGACAATTTGTGTATTCGTACATCAATTTAAAAAATCAGGAAATAAAATTACTTTCTGTAAAATCGAATTCTGAAAACAAAACGCATTCTTATGAAAGAATGACTCTTTTTTTGGAAAGAATAAAACCTGCAAATCTTATTCTTAAGTTTGATAAAGAGCTTGCCGCTCATGAATTTGTATTTCTTACCGAGAAAACCATCAACGAAGAATTTGATTATAATGCTTCACAGCAACTTTATTTAACAAAAAATTCATGGCAGAATATCGTAGATTCTAAAAATGCAATCATAGATTTGCTGCACAAAACCTACGAAAGTCTTAATAACAATCCGAATCTTAATGAGTATAAAACCGTTTTCATCATGAATTACATGAATGATAATGATTATATCGGAGAAACTATCGAAGATTTGAGGAGAGAAATTTTAATAATAGCTTAATTAAATAATAAATATAAATAATGATTCCAAATTTTAAAGCACATCCGTGGCATGGGATTTCTGCAGGAGAAGATGCGCCAAACGTGGTAAACGTATTCGTGGAAATAGTACCTTCAGACACAATTAAATACGAAATAGATAAAGAAACTGGTTACCTTAAAGTAGACAGACCTCAGAAGTTTTCTAACATTATTCCTGCATTATATGGTTTTGTTCCTAGAACTTACTGTAATGAGGAAGTAATGAAATTGGCTGTAGAAAGTGGCGCAACTGACGTTACAATGGGAGATCACGATCCTTTGGATATCTGTGTATTAAGCTCTCACAATATTCATTCTGGAGGACTTTTGATGGAAGCTATTCCAATCGGTGGTTTCAAAATGATCGATGGAGGTGAAGCTGATGATAAAATTGTAGCCGTAATGGTAAGCGATCACGCATTCGGTCATTTCAGAGATATTTCAGAATTACCTGAAGCTGAAGTAAAAAGATTGATGCACTATTTCTTAACGTACAAAAACTTACCGGATGAGCCTGCAAAATGTAGAATTCAGGAGGTTTACGGAGCAGAGCATGCAAGAAAAGTAATCATAGCTTCACAAAATGATTATTCAAGCAAATACGGAGGATAAAATTCTCTTTATTTAAATATAAAAGGGTAAATGAAACTGTTCATTTACCCTTTTTGTTTTTTATCTGAATGTTAAAATAGATTTCCGAAATCAATTACTTTCTAATATAAACCGGAATATCTTCTTTAATAGTTTCTAAAACTTTAATACTTCTAATTTTTTCAGGATCTATCGTTAAAGGATTCTGATCAAGTATTACAAAATCAGCTAATTTCCCTTCTTTAATAGAGCCTTTTTTATTTTCTTCCTGTAATTGATAGGCGGCATTGATCGTAATAGCTTTCAGGGCTTCAATGGTAGTAATTCTTTCATCAGATCCTAAAATTCTTCCGGAACGGGTTTTTCTGTTAACAGCAGCATAAACCGCAGTGATAAGATCTGGTGGAGTAACAGGAGCATCATGATGAATAGTAAAAATAATTCCCGCTTTTAATGCAGAGTTTGCTGGACTGATAAAAGAAGCTCTTTCAGGACCAAAAACACTTGAATAATGCCAATCTCCCCACAAATAAGTATGAGTAGAAAAATAAGACGGAATAACCCCCAATTCTTTTATTTTTTGAATGTGATCAGGGCGGCTGTTTTGCACATGAATTAACGTTGCACGCAATTCCGGAGTATAAATATTTTCGTCTTTTAGTTTTTTGATGACACGGATTGCCTGATCTATTGCTGCATCGCCATTTACGTGAAGTTGAGCGGTAATATGATTTTGAAATAAGGTTTTTAAGTCTTCATATAAAGTTTCATCTGTAAATATCGGGAAGCCTTTATAGTCTTTCGATTGTCCTTCAGGTGGAACAAGATAAGGCTGTGTAAGCCAAGCTGTTTTGCCTTGAGGAGAACCGTCGTCAGAAAATTTAAATCCTCCAAGTTTTAAATGATCTTTATATTTCATGTATTTAGGTTTAAAAACATCTAAATCTTTTTTAAAATATTCATAATCTGGAAAATAAACCACATCAGCTTTAAACAAACCTTCAGTAGCAGCTTGCTCCAAAAGATCTACACTTTCTCCCATCGTTCTTCCGTCGCAAATGGTAGTTTGCCCATAACTTAGCCATTCTTCTTGAGCTTTCATTAGATTATTCATAGCTTGAGCTTTAGAATCATCCGTTTTCATTTTTTCTGTAATAGTAAGCAAAGCCATAAAACTTGCATTCTCTTCTAATTTTCCGTTGAGTTTTCCATTTTTATCTCTTCCTAAATGTCCGCCTTCAGGATCTTTTGACAAATCTGAGAGGTTGAGCAACTTTAGCATCGCAGAATTAGCAACACTTGCATGACCGGAAGTATGAATGACAATAATCGGGTTGGTCGTGCTGATTGCATCAAGCTCATCCTTTGTTGGATGTCTGTGTTCTGTCATGATGGCATCATCGTATCCATTACCTATTACAGGTTGGTTCTCTGAAATTTTATTTTTTATAATAGAATTTCTAATAGTATTTTGTAAATCTTTGATAGAATTAACCGTACCGTATGGTTCCGGAAATAAATCTATCGCTTGTATCAATCCAGCTCTTGAAGTGAAATGACCATGAACATCTATAAAACCTGGTAACAAAGTTTTGCCTTTCAGATCAATCATTTTTGTTTTGCTATTAACATGATGATCAGCTTCAGTTTTAGATCCTGCAAAAAATATCTTTCCATTTTTTACGACAACAGCTTCTACCTGAAGAGAAGAATCTTCCATCGTCAAAATAGTTCCGCCAAAATAAAGCGATTCTGCTGATTTTTGGGTTTGACAACTGCTGATGAATAATGCTGATATAGATAGGTAAAGTAAAATTTTCATGGTAAAATAGTTTGGATGGTGTTGACTAAATTTACAAAAAAATAGAATAATCAGGCTTGTTTTTACAAAGTATTTATAAAAATCATTATATTTATAAAGATAATCACGAACTTTTAATATAAAAATAATAAACTATGGACTTATTTGTTTTAGTACCCATTTTTGGTGTTATTGCCCTGATCTATACTTTTATTCAAAGTAATTGGGTAAGTAAACAGAATGCTGGAAATGAAAAAATGAAAGTAATCAGCGGACATATCGCTGATGGTGCGATGGCTTTTCTAAAGGCCGAGTACAAGATCATGATGTATTTCGTAATTATTGTTGCCATTTTATTAGCCGTAATGGGAATGACCAATTCCAATTCACATTGGACTATTGGAATTGCCTTTGTAATCGGAGCTATATTATCTGCTTTGGCAGGTTTTATTGGAATGAAAATCGCTACAAAAGCCAACGTAAGAACCGCAGAAGCCGCAAAAACTTCTTTATCTAAAGCATTGAAAGTATCTTTCACCGGAGGTTCCGTAATGGGAATGGGAGTTGCCGGATTAGCTGTTTTAGGTTTAGGAGCGCTTTATTTAATTATCAAACAGATTTTTGCTCCTGATGCTGCCGTAAATTCTCACGAAATGGAAAGAACCATAGAAATTCTTACAGGATTTTCTTTAGGTGCAGAATCTATTGCATTATTTGCCAGAGTAGGAGGTGGAATTTATACTAAAGCCGCCGATGTTGGAGCAGATTTAGTGGGAAAAGTAGAAGCCGGAATTCCTGAAGACGATCCTCGAAATCCGGCTACCATTGCCGATAACGTTGGTGATAACGTTGGTGATGTTGCAGGGATGGGAGCCGATTTATTCGGTTCGTATGTAGCAACCGTTTTAGCAACAATGGTTTTGGGAAGAGAGACGATTTCAAATGATTCTTTTGGAGGTTTTGCTCCGATTTTATTACCGATGCTTATTGCCGGAACAGGAATTATTTTTTCAATGATTGGTACTTTATTCGTTAAAATTAATGATAACGAAGGTTCATCAACATCCAATGTGCAAAATGCTTTAAACTTAGGGAACTGGGGAAGCATAGTCATTACCGCAATAGCTTCTTATTTCTTAGTCACTTATCTTTTACCTGAAAAAATGGTTTTAAGAGGTCATGAGTTTACTAAAATGGGAGTTTTTGGAGCCATCATCGTTGGTTTGGTTGTGGGAACTTTAATGAGCATCATCACAGAATTTTATACTGCAATGGGAAAAAGACCGGTTTCAAGTATTGTAAGACAGTCTTCTACCGGTCACGCAACGAATATTATTGGCGGACTTTCTGTAGGGATGGAATCTACACTTTTACCAATTCTCGTTTTAGCAGGCGGAATTTACGGATCTTATTTATGTGCAGGATTATATGGTGTTGCGATTGCAGCAGCCGGAATGATGGCTACAACAGCAATGCAGTTGGCAATTGATGCTTTCGGACCTATTGCTGATAACGCAGGCGGAATCGCCGAAATGAGTGAATTACCAAAAGAAGTTCGTGAAAAAACAGATATTTTAGATGCAGTAGGAAATACAACCGCTGCAACCGGAAAAGGTTTTGCTATTGCTTCTGCAGCATTAACGGCATTAGCTTTATTTGCAGCATTTGTGGGTATTGCAGGAATCGACGGTATCGATATTTACAGAGCCGATGTTTTAGCCGGATTATTTGTCGGTGGAATGATTCCTTTTATATTTTCATCTTTGGCTATTACCGCAGTTGGACAGGCTGCAATGGCGATGGTGGAAGAAGTGAGAAGACAGTTTAGAGAAATTCCCGGAATTCTTGAAGGAACAGCCGAACCCGAATATCAAAAATGTGTAGCGATTTCTACTGATGCTTCCATCAAAAAAATGATGCTTCCTGGTGCCATTGCAATTGTATCGCCTTTATTGATCGGTTTTATTTTCGGACCTGAAGTTTTGGGAGGCTTTCTTGCCGGAGCAACTGTTTGTGGGGTTTTAATGGGGATTTTCCAAAATAACGCAGGTGGAGCTTGGGATAATGCAAAAAAATCTTTTGAAAAAGGAGTTGACATCAACGGACAAACCTATTACAAAGGTTCAGAACCTCATAAAGCTTCTATTACAGGAGATACCGTAGGAGATCCGTTTAAAGATACTTCCGGGCCATCGATGAATATTTTGATTAAATTAATGTCAATTGTTTCTTTAGTCATTGCGCCTACTTTAGCTGTGTTACACAAAGATAAAATTGAAGCCAACAGAAAAGCAAAAATTGAAGCTTTAACCAGGGTTTCGGGAATAACTCCTGTTGTTGTAAATTCTGTACACAATACAGTTATTTTGGCACCGAAAATCATTAAAGGATATCTGAATGAAGAAGGAGATTTTGTTTATGATACCGGAAAAATTCAGGAAGTAGAACTGGAAGATGGAAAAAAAATGACCATTGGTGAAGGAAGTCAGTTGCTTCAGATGTATAATGCTATAAAAAGTAATGATAAAACCGTTTTAGATCCCAATAACTGGTATACGTTAGAAAACTTCTACTTTGAAAGTGGTTCAAGTGAAATTAAGGAAAAAGCAGAAGCTCAATTATTAAATCTGGTTGAAATCATGAATGCTTATCCGAATATGATAATAAAACTCGGCGGATACACAGATAATACTGGAAATCAAGATACGAATGTAAAGCTTTCAAATTTAAGAGCGCAGACAACAAAACTGAAATTACTGGAACTGGGAATTGCAGGACATCGTGTAGAAACAGAAGGATATGGTTCTTTGTATCCTGTTTGTGAAGCTAATGACACCGATGAATGCCGCGCAAAAAACAGAAGAATTGATGTAAGAGTTCTTTCTCTTTAATTAATTTAAAAATGTATAAATGAAAAGCATCACAGAAAATTGTGATGCTTTTTTATTCAATTATACCGTTCATTATTTTTTCTTTATTTGCAAAATCACCAAACCGATTCATTAGAACTGATAATTTAGGATTGATAATATTTTTGCAAAAAGGTGCATTTCTTCTTGTGTACAGATAATTCAATTGCTCTGCTTTATTCAACTTAAATTCTCTAAAAACAAGCACTTTAGTTATAATTTGATCATCAAAATCAGATTGAAATTCCTCTATAATTTTTTTGCATTTTTTTTCCTGATCTTCATCAAAAACGTATACAGCAGAGCGATATTTTTCTCTAAATGAGTGTTTTGATGTACTAGAATGCGTGTGTAAATGAATTTCAATTAAGTCTTTCAGTGAAATAGTCTGAGGATTAAATTCAACTAAAACAGCTTCAGAAAAGGAAACATTTTTTCCGAAAGATGAAATCCAGCCTTGTTTAACATCAGCAATACCGATTAAAGACTGAAAGATCCCTTCTGTACACCAGTGACACCCGCCTCCGAAGCCTATTTTATTGTTCATTTTTCCTTCTATAATTTTAGATTTATTTCTCTAAAAAAGTTCCGAATCTTTCGAAATGGCAAGTATATCCATTAGGAATTCGCTCTAAATAATCCTGATGCTCAGGTTCTGCAGGCCAGAATTTAGTATAAGGTTCTAATGTAGTTACTACTTTTCCGTTCCATTTTCCAGATTTATCGACAATATCAATGATTTCTTTTGCTGTTTCTTTTTCTTGTTCATTCTGAAAAAAAATAGCCGAACGGTAGCTCGATCCGTGGTCGTTTCCTTGTCGGTCTATTGTCGATGGATCGTGAATTCTGTAGAAATAATCAAGTATTTCTCTGAAATTTGTTTCATCAGGATTGTAGGTTAACTCAATTCCTTCTGCATGCCCCGGATGATTACGATAGGTCGGATTTTCATTTTCCCCGCCAATGTAACCCACTTCTGTGTCGACAATTCCTTTTTGTTTTCTGAAAAGATCTTCCATTCCCCAAAAACATCCACCTGCGATATATACTTTTTCATTATGTGTCATTTTTTATTCTTTTTTGATTATTTTTTTCTAAACTATTTTATACTCTCTGTTAAATATCCAATAGCACCGTCTACATTGATATGAAAATCTGCAAACACCACATTATCTGCTTTATCTATAACAATAAACCAAGGTGTTCCACCTGTTTGAAAATCTTCCATAATAGTTGATCTTCCATTCCCGGGATCATGCCCAAAAGGAATTTTTAGTTCATATTTCTTCTGTGTTTCCAGAATTTTATCATAAGTATTAGCTTGGCTTCCTTCAAAAACTGTTTGAACCGCAAGAAAAACAATCTTCTCGTTCCCTTCAAAAGCATCAACCAGTTTTTTTAGTGACGGAAGACCAACACTGTGACAACCGGGGCACCAATGCTGAAAACAATAAATAATTTTATACTTGTCATGGTAATCTGACAGCCTTATTGGTTGAGTTAACTCATTTCCGTTAGCATCTATCCATCGTTCTACTCTTAATTCTGGAGCTTTTGTATTCATTTGTTCTTCCATATTCAATATCATTTTTTAGATATTAATAAACTTGTTATACAGATTCTTTGATCAAATCAATCGATTCGGAATTGATACAATATCGCAATCCACTTGGTTCCGGACCGTCGGGAAAAACATGTCCCAAATGACCATCACAATTGTTGCACATTACTTCTACACGAATCATTCCATAAGAACTGTCTTTGTCATACTTAATCGCATTTTCTCTTATCGGCTGTGTAAAGCTTGGCCATCCAGTTCCCGAATTAAATTTTATGGTGGAATCGAACAACTCATTGTCACAGCAAATGCATTTGTACCTACCTGCATCATGAGCATGGCAAAAAGCTCCTGAACCAGCTCTTTCCGTTCCTTTTAAACGGGCAATTCTAAATTGTTCGGGGGTAAGAATAGCTTTCCATTCTGCTTCTGTTTTTTCTACTCTTCTGTCGGGTGTAGGATTTCCGTTTGTCGCGAATTTTAAAACATCATTCCAATTAATCATAACTTTTTTATTTTATTGGTTGATACAAATGTACAAACACAGCACGCCAATAGAGTGTTGCACATTCTTTAATTGGTGTTTGGTTTTCTGGCAGATTTATTTTTTATGAGAACGAAATTTATATACTTCCTGATTTACTGCGGAATTCTTCAGGCGACAGTCCGTTTTGTTTTTTGAAGAAATGTGAAAAAGCCTGAGAATCGGAAAAATTCAAATCATAAGCGATGTTCTTTATCAACTCATCTGTATGCATCAATTGTCTTTTTGCATATAGATTTCTTCGGTCAGCAATAAGTTCACTTGCCTTTTTGCTGTAGCAGCAACCAAATATTTCTGAGATCTTTTTAGGTGAAACTTTTAAAATATCTGCGTAATCGGAAACCTTTTTCAATTCTTTGAAATGACTGTTAACCAGATACTGAAACTCCCGAATGAGTCTTAAATCTTTAAAATCAATGGGGATATTAAACTCACTTTCTGCATGGTTTTTTTGGCTTTTTAGCAAGAAACGCTGAAAAGAATTTCTAAGCAATGCTTCAGAAATAGGACTGTTTAGGTTTTTTTCTTCTAAAAGTAGCTCCTGCCAAATATGCTCAAAAACATTGATTTCGTTTTCCTTTAAACTTATTTTTGGCAGATTATCTATAGCATGTAAACCATAAAATATCATCAGATATTCTCCGGTATTTATCATAGAATCAATAGGATTGATAAAGGTTTTATTAAATTTAATGATACGAAAAGTTCCGGTTTCTACTTGCAGTTTCATATAAAATTCTGAAACAAAGAGTATACAATTGGTGCCTATTGCAATGTTGTTGTCGTCGAGTTTTATAT encodes the following:
- a CDS encoding S8 family peptidase, translated to MKNKILPFLLLAESFLFAQNKLCYIQIPNENNVPKISIENGKSTVSHFDVNLTKALSKYNIFTFKKAFPTSVTPFLQTVYILEVDKAGIIDDLKKYTTYFPLIEETYKPELLYTPNDYNYPGTTSPLQSLDLINIREAWDYTHGDPNFMIGISDTPISTTHEDLVGKVTSLISYTIPDSHGTAVASHAAANTDNNKGIPGTGFNSKILYNSFGINSLLELSQNGARVVNASWTNTCNYSEIDQLVIDEIHNNGTVIVVAAGNGFAGANGGTCGGPNNYVYPASYNHVISISSVGHADVGYTYNNIPMLWRDRVEQLIGDPNSTHQNNDMVDLRVAGFNVVGATAVSDSSYGGAWGTSLAAPQVAGVVALLFSVNNCLNPNEIESILKLTSANLDDIPENQPYIGKLGAGRIDAGKATKIAWQMNPSNGGEVLIKDRNFDKWDFELLNSAESIKIQNESFTQNANVIFKAKKSITLDAGTLLQPNSGKSHYMYVEDINTCSPFNRVANSFNVEKKSSNEDVLKQQKIVNEDISIYPIPTKNKIFIKSKKDLINSKIKVFDINNRLVLQKNVESTNENTFSIDLSSLLKGVYFLEVSNSNLNYRKKIIKD
- a CDS encoding DUF7935 family protein; this translates as MTDFSDYLPYAAALVIAIPFLVLLRQFVYSYINLKNQEIKLLSVKSNSENKTHSYERMTLFLERIKPANLILKFDKELAAHEFVFLTEKTINEEFDYNASQQLYLTKNSWQNIVDSKNAIIDLLHKTYESLNNNPNLNEYKTVFIMNYMNDNDYIGETIEDLRREILIIA
- a CDS encoding inorganic pyrophosphatase gives rise to the protein MIPNFKAHPWHGISAGEDAPNVVNVFVEIVPSDTIKYEIDKETGYLKVDRPQKFSNIIPALYGFVPRTYCNEEVMKLAVESGATDVTMGDHDPLDICVLSSHNIHSGGLLMEAIPIGGFKMIDGGEADDKIVAVMVSDHAFGHFRDISELPEAEVKRLMHYFLTYKNLPDEPAKCRIQEVYGAEHARKVIIASQNDYSSKYGG
- a CDS encoding amidohydrolase, producing the protein MKILLYLSISALFISSCQTQKSAESLYFGGTILTMEDSSLQVEAVVVKNGKIFFAGSKTEADHHVNSKTKMIDLKGKTLLPGFIDVHGHFTSRAGLIQAIDLFPEPYGTVNSIKDLQNTIRNSIIKNKISENQPVIGNGYDDAIMTEHRHPTKDELDAISTTNPIIVIHTSGHASVANSAMLKLLNLSDLSKDPEGGHLGRDKNGKLNGKLEENASFMALLTITEKMKTDDSKAQAMNNLMKAQEEWLSYGQTTICDGRTMGESVDLLEQAATEGLFKADVVYFPDYEYFKKDLDVFKPKYMKYKDHLKLGGFKFSDDGSPQGKTAWLTQPYLVPPEGQSKDYKGFPIFTDETLYEDLKTLFQNHITAQLHVNGDAAIDQAIRVIKKLKDENIYTPELRATLIHVQNSRPDHIQKIKELGVIPSYFSTHTYLWGDWHYSSVFGPERASFISPANSALKAGIIFTIHHDAPVTPPDLITAVYAAVNRKTRSGRILGSDERITTIEALKAITINAAYQLQEENKKGSIKEGKLADFVILDQNPLTIDPEKIRSIKVLETIKEDIPVYIRK
- a CDS encoding sodium-translocating pyrophosphatase, producing the protein MDLFVLVPIFGVIALIYTFIQSNWVSKQNAGNEKMKVISGHIADGAMAFLKAEYKIMMYFVIIVAILLAVMGMTNSNSHWTIGIAFVIGAILSALAGFIGMKIATKANVRTAEAAKTSLSKALKVSFTGGSVMGMGVAGLAVLGLGALYLIIKQIFAPDAAVNSHEMERTIEILTGFSLGAESIALFARVGGGIYTKAADVGADLVGKVEAGIPEDDPRNPATIADNVGDNVGDVAGMGADLFGSYVATVLATMVLGRETISNDSFGGFAPILLPMLIAGTGIIFSMIGTLFVKINDNEGSSTSNVQNALNLGNWGSIVITAIASYFLVTYLLPEKMVLRGHEFTKMGVFGAIIVGLVVGTLMSIITEFYTAMGKRPVSSIVRQSSTGHATNIIGGLSVGMESTLLPILVLAGGIYGSYLCAGLYGVAIAAAGMMATTAMQLAIDAFGPIADNAGGIAEMSELPKEVREKTDILDAVGNTTAATGKGFAIASAALTALALFAAFVGIAGIDGIDIYRADVLAGLFVGGMIPFIFSSLAITAVGQAAMAMVEEVRRQFREIPGILEGTAEPEYQKCVAISTDASIKKMMLPGAIAIVSPLLIGFIFGPEVLGGFLAGATVCGVLMGIFQNNAGGAWDNAKKSFEKGVDINGQTYYKGSEPHKASITGDTVGDPFKDTSGPSMNILIKLMSIVSLVIAPTLAVLHKDKIEANRKAKIEALTRVSGITPVVVNSVHNTVILAPKIIKGYLNEEGDFVYDTGKIQEVELEDGKKMTIGEGSQLLQMYNAIKSNDKTVLDPNNWYTLENFYFESGSSEIKEKAEAQLLNLVEIMNAYPNMIIKLGGYTDNTGNQDTNVKLSNLRAQTTKLKLLELGIAGHRVETEGYGSLYPVCEANDTDECRAKNRRIDVRVLSL
- a CDS encoding peptide-methionine (S)-S-oxide reductase — translated: MNNKIGFGGGCHWCTEGIFQSLIGIADVKQGWISSFGKNVSFSEAVLVEFNPQTISLKDLIEIHLHTHSSTSKHSFREKYRSAVYVFDEDQEKKCKKIIEEFQSDFDDQIITKVLVFREFKLNKAEQLNYLYTRRNAPFCKNIINPKLSVLMNRFGDFANKEKIMNGIIE
- the msrA gene encoding peptide-methionine (S)-S-oxide reductase MsrA, encoding MTHNEKVYIAGGCFWGMEDLFRKQKGIVDTEVGYIGGENENPTYRNHPGHAEGIELTYNPDETNFREILDYFYRIHDPSTIDRQGNDHGSSYRSAIFFQNEQEKETAKEIIDIVDKSGKWNGKVVTTLEPYTKFWPAEPEHQDYLERIPNGYTCHFERFGTFLEK
- a CDS encoding peroxiredoxin family protein, giving the protein MEEQMNTKAPELRVERWIDANGNELTQPIRLSDYHDKYKIIYCFQHWCPGCHSVGLPSLKKLVDAFEGNEKIVFLAVQTVFEGSQANTYDKILETQKKYELKIPFGHDPGNGRSTIMEDFQTGGTPWFIVIDKADNVVFADFHINVDGAIGYLTESIK
- the msrB gene encoding peptide-methionine (R)-S-oxide reductase MsrB; translated protein: MINWNDVLKFATNGNPTPDRRVEKTEAEWKAILTPEQFRIARLKGTERAGSGAFCHAHDAGRYKCICCDNELFDSTIKFNSGTGWPSFTQPIRENAIKYDKDSSYGMIRVEVMCNNCDGHLGHVFPDGPEPSGLRYCINSESIDLIKESV
- a CDS encoding helix-turn-helix domain-containing protein, giving the protein MVQKIKILNNIEAPFSFMPSDWDEELTIAWNVGEPTHIKLDDNNIAIGTNCILFVSEFYMKLQVETGTFRIIKFNKTFINPIDSMINTGEYLMIFYGLHAIDNLPKISLKENEINVFEHIWQELLLEEKNLNSPISEALLRNSFQRFLLKSQKNHAESEFNIPIDFKDLRLIREFQYLVNSHFKELKKVSDYADILKVSPKKISEIFGCCYSKKASELIADRRNLYAKRQLMHTDELIKNIAYDLNFSDSQAFSHFFKKQNGLSPEEFRSKSGSI